The genomic interval TCGGGCACCCGCAGCTTGGATTCGGGCACGATCCACCACACCAGCGGCAGCATTACCAGGCTGAACGCGGCGAGTACCCAGAAGATGGCCCGCCAGCTGTAGTTGTCGACCAGGTAACCGCCCAGGATCGGGCCCGCGATGGAGGCGACGCCGAAACCGGTCGCTGTGAGGCCCAGCGCGAGCGGAACCATGTTGCGCGGCATCAGGTCTCGGATAAGACCGTAGGCGATCACCGCGGTCGCGATGGCGGTGGCCTGCAAGCAGCGGCCGAACAGAAAGACGGCCCAGTTCGAGGTGGTCGCGTCGAGCACACAGCCGATGACGAATAGGGCACCGCAGATGAGGAACATCCGCTTCTTGCCCCATACGTCACTCATCTTGCCGATCAACGGAGACGCGGCCGCGCCGATCAACCCGAAAACGATGATGGCCCAGTTGATGTTCGCCCCGACGCCGGGAAAGCTCGGCGCGATTTTCTGTAGCGCCGCCGCTACGACCGTGTACTGGATCGGGGCGATCTCGGAGAACAGGACGATCACCGCCAACACCGTGAAAGTCCTTGCGCGCGAGGCGCTATCGAGGCGACCGGTGTCGCTGTCGAGTTGAATGCTGTCGGTGGACATGGCCACACTCCGTTGTTCGGGTCGAGCTGAGGGGTCAGTAGATGACGGCCGTGTGCGGGAGGTCGGTGACCGAGGTTCCGACCTGTACGGTGAACGCGCCGGGTTCGGTCTCCCACCCCGCGGTCGTCCAATGCTGGAAAGCGCGCTCCGGCAAGGTAATCGGGACAGTCCGGGCATCTCCGGGCGCCAGGGTGACGGCGGTGAAGCCGGCCAGCCAGCGGACCGGTCGATCGACGGCACTGTCCGGGCGCGAGAGATAGACCTGAACGACCTGTTTGCCGACGCGCTCTCCGGTGTTGGTGACCGTGATCGAGACGGTGCGCCCTTCGACGACGAGGTCCTCGGTCGACCAGGTCGTGTAGCCGAGGCCGTGGCCGAACGGGTAGGCCGGTTCGGTGCCCGCCCGCAGCCACGCGCGGTAGCCGATGTGGATGCCTTCGCTGTAGTCGAGGACGCCGTCGACGGGCGAAGTGTCCAGTACCGGTACCTCGGCCACGGTCTTCGGCCAGGTGGTCGGCAGCCGACCGCCGGGTTCGGCGGCGCCGGTGAGCACGTCGGCCAGTGCCGTGCCGAACTCCTGTCCGGGGAACCACGACAGCAGCACTGCCCCCACGTGGTCGCGCCACGGCATCTCCACCGGCGCACCGGAATTCACCACCACGACCGTGCGCGGATTCACCGCCGAGACGGCGGCGACGAGGTCGTCCTGACGGCCGGGTAGGCGCAGGGAGGTGCGGTCGACGCCCTCGCTCTCGATCTGCTCGGTGGTGCCGACCACGACGACGGCCACGTCGGCCGCGCGCGCCAGTTCGATCGCTGCCGTGAACTCCTCGTCGGCGTCGCGCTGCGGCCGCCGGATACCGAGCGTCGCGCCGAGGATGATGCCGAGGCCGGGCATCGCCTCCTCGATGCTGGTCACCAGGAGCAGGTCGACTTCCTCGCCGTCGGTGAGCGTTCGGGTCACGTGGCGCTGGGGTGGATTGAGCAGTGCCGCGGCCGGATCGCCGGAATCCAAGGCGACGTTCTCGTCGAGCACGGTCTGGCCGTCGATGTCGAGCCGGATGTGGCCGACGCCGCCGAAACCGATTTGCCAGTCACCGGCCATGTCGGCACGCAGGCGCGTGCGCAACTCGATGATGTTGGACTGCGCGGCCAGCGGGTCACCGAGCAGGACGAGCCGGCTCGTGGTGCGATGCTGTGTGCCGAGCGCTGTGTCGCCGGTCAGGTACCGGGTGGACAGGCCCGGCGCCCCGGACTCGGGATCGGTCATGAGCGCCAGGGGGACGGGAATAAGGTCCCCGGACAGGTGCACGCCCGCGGTATGGGTCAACGGCAATCGGCCGGTCAGTCCTTCGACCGGCGTGCTGGTGTGGCTGGGAATTACTGTCGCGCTGCCGCCGCCGAGGAGACGAGGCAAGCCGGCCGAAGGTCCGAGCAGGGCCACGGTGGTGTCCGGCGCCAGGGGTAGCACGCCGTCGTTGCGTACCAGGACCATCGCCTGCGCGGCGACCCGGCGGACCAGGTCCTGGGCCTGCTGGTCGCTGAAAACCGGTGCGGACCGCGGGGTTCCGTCGAGCGCGCCGACGCGCTGGGCGAAACGCAGGATGCGGCGAACCTTGTCGTCGATGGCGGACTCGGCGATCTCGCCCGCCCGCACCGCGGCCGCCAAGGGTTCGCCCCAGAGGTAGGGCGGGCCGGGCATGCACAGGTCGGTGCCCGCGGCCGCGCTCTCGGTGGTGCGGATCGCGGTCCAGTCCGAAACCACGACGCCGTCGAATCCCCATGTGCCCTTGAGCGGTTCGTCGAGCAGGGGGTTCTCGGTCATGGTGCGGCCGTTGACGGCGTTGTAGGAATTCATGATCATCCAGGCGCCGGCCGCGACGGTGCGTTCGAACGGGTAGAGGTACAGCTCGCGCAACGCGCGGTCGTCGACGCGGACGTCGACGGTGAAGCGGTCGGTCTCGGAATCATTGGCCACGTAGTGCTTCGGGCACGCGCTGACCCCGTGCGCCTGCACGGCGCGCACATAGGACTCGGCCATCTCGGCGGTGAGCAGTGGGTCTTCGGAGAAACACTCGAAGTGCCTGCCGCCCAATGGAGAACGGTGCAGGTTCATCGTGGGCCCGAGGACCGCGTAGACGTCTTTGCGGCGGGCTTCGGCGGCGATCAGCGCGCCGATCTCGGTGAGCAATTCCGGGTCCCAGGTCGCGGCGACAGCGGTGCCCGAGGGCAAGCTGACCGACGGATCGCGTTCGTCCCAATTTTCGCCGCGCACGCCGGACGGGCCGTCGGACACCGGCATCTCGGCCAGCCCGATCGCGGGGTCACCGGCCATCCGGAACAGACTCGCTCCGGAAATCAGGCGCAGCTTGCCGTCCAAGTCGAGCTCGGCGAGTAGTTCCTCGAGGTGGTTTTCCATGAAGGAGGCAACCTTTCGGTCAGGGGGCGATGGTGCTGGCCTGGTCGGACCAGTGCGGGTTGTGCAGAAGCTCGCCGGTGTCGGCGCGGAAGACGTGGCGAGCGGTCGCATCACCGCGCAGCCGGTCCATGAACCAGGCGGTCAGGTAGCCGAGGTAGCGGTACACACCTTCGGTGCAGCTGTAATTGGTGCAGTCCGGCTGACCTTGAATGTCGTTGTGCTGAGCGCCCACCAGCGCGGCGCGCGCCTTCGGCAGGTCGGCGGGCAGCGCGTCGTAATACGCCTGCATCGACTGCATGCCGATCAGCTCCACCGGGAGGGGCTGGGTCGCGGGGGATACGCCGTCGGCCGAACCGTTGACCAACAGCACCGAACCAGCGGTGACCGCGCCGGGATCGATGCAGGCGCTGCGTCCGTCGACAGCGGGTAGTGGCGAACAGGCTGCCGACATGGGCATTTCCAGCGTTACGGCGGTGCCGACGCCGCCGCGGGCGAGTGCGTTGATCGCGCCGAGGCCGCCCTGCGAGTGGCCCATCGCCCCGGCCGGGCGGGTGTCGAGCTTGCCGGCGAAGATGCTGTCCGGGTTGCTGTTCTGCCGGGTCAGGTACTCGACGGCGTCGAGCATCTGCACGCCGGTGCCGGTGTCGGTCCGGTCGGCGGCGATGACCACGAAGCCCCACGACGCGAGATGCGCCAGCAAGTACGCGTACTCACGCGGGTGAGCCAAGGTGCCGTTGCCCCAGGTGATGATGGGGTGTGCGACGCCGCCGGCGCCGAGGTCGGCCGGATACCAGATGTCGTAGCTGTCGCCGGTGGAGGTGCAGCAGTCGAGACCGGTGCGTTCGGCCACCGCCCAGGTTCCGGGCGCGTAGTAGACGGCTTCGAGCTGTGCGGCGGGCTGATACGGCGGTGCCGCCGCTACGGGCGGCGCCGCGATCGAAGTGCATGCCAGTAGCGCGATCGACGCCAGTGCGGCGCGCGTGGTGGTCCGGGGCAGCTCCGGCCCGGACCGGACAGTTCTGTTACTCACGGTTTCGGACGATAGGTAGACGAACAGCCGCGCCGGACCAGTCGAACCCTTCTTGCAGACAGTTGCAGACCCGGCACGCCCGGAAGCGGCGGCGACGTATTCTCGAGACGATGAACGTCTCGACCCGCACCGGCGCGGGCCTCGCATGAGCGAGGTCGGCTCGGCGCTGCGTGCCGCGCGCACGGCCGCGGGGATCAGCCTGCAGGGCATGGCCGCGCGAACGAACTACTCCAAGCCGTATCTGGGTCAGCTCGAGACCGGAGTCCGGGTAGTGCGAGCCGAGCACGTCGCGGCCTACGAGTCGGCGCTGCAGACACCACTGAGCCACTTACGTGACCGCCTGACCGCGGAAGCGGTCAGCGAACCCGACGACTTGCCCAGCCAATTGGTGTCGTTGCTGTTGCCGCCCGCCGTGCAGGCGCGTGGTGCGGATGCGAGGTTCACCGCGACCGAGCTGGCGGCCGCCGAGCAGCTCGCGATGTGGGCACGCGCCAGGCAGTGGACAGACGGACCTGCCCCGCGCCGCGCGGTCCTAGCCTGGCTGACCGCGAATCTGCCTCGTCTACAACATCTTTCGGCCGAGAGCCGCAACGCTCGCGCCCTACGGGCCGGCGCCGAGCTGGCCGACCTCGCGGCCGCGATGAGCTGGGATGTCGAGGACATCACCGCCGCGCGCCGATACTCGGTCGCCGCCGCCCGGCTGGCGCACGCGGCCGGTGACGCCCCACTGACCGCCGCGATTCTCGCCGCATCGACCTGGCAGCTACTCGACAACGGCGGGCCGGCCGAGGGGTTGGAGGTGGTGCAACTCGCGCAGTATCTGGCGCGCCGGACCGCGACGCCGCTGCTCCGGGTCGGCTTGGCCGAACTGGAAGCCTACGTTCGAGCCATTCTCGGCGACCGCGCCGCGTTCCAGCGCGCGCTCGTCGTCGCGGTGGAATGCCGTTGCCAGGCCGCCGAATCCGCGGTGGGCGATACCGCCGCCGACCGCAGTCTCATCGCGGTCACCACCGGCATGATTCTCGGGCCACGCCGGGACTGGCCGGGGCCGGGACGCCAGTGGCAGCTACTGGGCAATAGTTACCGCGATCTCATCGCCACTCGCCCCGATCTGGCCCGCCGCGCCTTCGGCGACAACCCGGCGCCGCTGCCGGAGGAATTCGTGACACCGGCGGTGGCCGCGGTCTCCTCGGCCCGCCTGCAGTTGATACTCGGCGAGCCCGAATTCGCCGCCGAACGGGTTGGTCTCGCCATGTCGCTGTGCGGCCGGCCGACTGGCCGCGCCGCCGCACGGTTGTCGGATTTCTGGCACGAGTCGGCCGAGTTCGCGGCGGTCCCGGCGGTCGGCGAGGTCCGCTCGGCGATCCGAGAGCTGGTCGCGCACCGCTGATTTCCGCTCGATCGGCGGTCTCGGCCGGTCGTCCCGCGCTGGCAGCGCAGCGGGATGGCGTTGCGCTACAACGAGATACCGGCGGCAGTGCTGCTGAGCATCCGCCCTTGCGGATGGCTAACCGGCCGAGGTCGATGTGACCGCGGATCGAGGAACTACTCAGCGACGTATTAGGTCACGCCTGGTTCGCGGCAGGTTCGAGTAACGTTACAGCTTACTATGTAACGATGACCTCGCAGTCGCCGCCGCGTCGTGGTCGGCCGCGCGATGCCGACAAGGACCTCGCTGTGCTCGTCGCCGCCCGGCAGTTGCTGGCCGAAGTCGGGTATCAGCAGACCACGATCGTGGCGATCGCCAAGCGGGCGGGGGTGAACTCGCCCGCGATCTATCGGCGCTGGCCGACTCGGCAGGCATTGCTGGAGGAGGCTATTCACGGGCCGGGCGGGCATGCGTTGCCCGAGCCCACCGGTGATCTTCGGGCCGACTTGGCGACGTGGGTGCGTATTTTTCTGGCGCGCGCGGACAGTTCCGCCGCGCGCGCCGGGGTGCCGGGGCTGCTGGCCGATTCGCAGACCGAGGAGGCGCGGGGGCGTTTGCTGGCGATCGGAGCCCCGGTGCGCAAGGCGTTCGCCGAGTTGCTCGACGGCGCGGTCGACGACGGCCGGATCGCGCCGGGCGCCGATGCCGAGCTCGTTTTCGAGATCCTCGCGGGGACAACGACATTCCATGCGCTCGCGCGCGGCAGTGTAGAC from Nocardia goodfellowii carries:
- a CDS encoding beta-glucosidase; protein product: MENHLEELLAELDLDGKLRLISGASLFRMAGDPAIGLAEMPVSDGPSGVRGENWDERDPSVSLPSGTAVAATWDPELLTEIGALIAAEARRKDVYAVLGPTMNLHRSPLGGRHFECFSEDPLLTAEMAESYVRAVQAHGVSACPKHYVANDSETDRFTVDVRVDDRALRELYLYPFERTVAAGAWMIMNSYNAVNGRTMTENPLLDEPLKGTWGFDGVVVSDWTAIRTTESAAAGTDLCMPGPPYLWGEPLAAAVRAGEIAESAIDDKVRRILRFAQRVGALDGTPRSAPVFSDQQAQDLVRRVAAQAMVLVRNDGVLPLAPDTTVALLGPSAGLPRLLGGGSATVIPSHTSTPVEGLTGRLPLTHTAGVHLSGDLIPVPLALMTDPESGAPGLSTRYLTGDTALGTQHRTTSRLVLLGDPLAAQSNIIELRTRLRADMAGDWQIGFGGVGHIRLDIDGQTVLDENVALDSGDPAAALLNPPQRHVTRTLTDGEEVDLLLVTSIEEAMPGLGIILGATLGIRRPQRDADEEFTAAIELARAADVAVVVVGTTEQIESEGVDRTSLRLPGRQDDLVAAVSAVNPRTVVVVNSGAPVEMPWRDHVGAVLLSWFPGQEFGTALADVLTGAAEPGGRLPTTWPKTVAEVPVLDTSPVDGVLDYSEGIHIGYRAWLRAGTEPAYPFGHGLGYTTWSTEDLVVEGRTVSITVTNTGERVGKQVVQVYLSRPDSAVDRPVRWLAGFTAVTLAPGDARTVPITLPERAFQHWTTAGWETEPGAFTVQVGTSVTDLPHTAVIY
- a CDS encoding poly(ethylene terephthalate) hydrolase family protein, yielding MSNRTVRSGPELPRTTTRAALASIALLACTSIAAPPVAAAPPYQPAAQLEAVYYAPGTWAVAERTGLDCCTSTGDSYDIWYPADLGAGGVAHPIITWGNGTLAHPREYAYLLAHLASWGFVVIAADRTDTGTGVQMLDAVEYLTRQNSNPDSIFAGKLDTRPAGAMGHSQGGLGAINALARGGVGTAVTLEMPMSAACSPLPAVDGRSACIDPGAVTAGSVLLVNGSADGVSPATQPLPVELIGMQSMQAYYDALPADLPKARAALVGAQHNDIQGQPDCTNYSCTEGVYRYLGYLTAWFMDRLRGDATARHVFRADTGELLHNPHWSDQASTIAP
- a CDS encoding helix-turn-helix domain-containing protein: MSEVGSALRAARTAAGISLQGMAARTNYSKPYLGQLETGVRVVRAEHVAAYESALQTPLSHLRDRLTAEAVSEPDDLPSQLVSLLLPPAVQARGADARFTATELAAAEQLAMWARARQWTDGPAPRRAVLAWLTANLPRLQHLSAESRNARALRAGAELADLAAAMSWDVEDITAARRYSVAAARLAHAAGDAPLTAAILAASTWQLLDNGGPAEGLEVVQLAQYLARRTATPLLRVGLAELEAYVRAILGDRAAFQRALVVAVECRCQAAESAVGDTAADRSLIAVTTGMILGPRRDWPGPGRQWQLLGNSYRDLIATRPDLARRAFGDNPAPLPEEFVTPAVAAVSSARLQLILGEPEFAAERVGLAMSLCGRPTGRAAARLSDFWHESAEFAAVPAVGEVRSAIRELVAHR
- a CDS encoding TetR/AcrR family transcriptional regulator; amino-acid sequence: MTSQSPPRRGRPRDADKDLAVLVAARQLLAEVGYQQTTIVAIAKRAGVNSPAIYRRWPTRQALLEEAIHGPGGHALPEPTGDLRADLATWVRIFLARADSSAARAGVPGLLADSQTEEARGRLLAIGAPVRKAFAELLDGAVDDGRIAPGADAELVFEILAGTTTFHALARGSVDAELFVSRLADALYAMVSAGGSGRG